A window from Desulfomicrobium macestii encodes these proteins:
- a CDS encoding isoamylase early set domain-containing protein: MSIEKKYLKTKNICKVTFHLPVGGAGGAATAFLVGEFNDWAMHSLPMKRLKDGSFKLTIDLPIGNAYQFRYLLDDDRWENDWSADSYCYSEYGNCENSVVEV; this comes from the coding sequence ATGAGCATTGAAAAGAAATATCTGAAGACGAAAAACATCTGCAAGGTCACCTTCCATCTGCCGGTCGGCGGCGCGGGCGGGGCGGCAACGGCGTTTCTGGTCGGGGAATTCAATGATTGGGCCATGCACTCGCTGCCCATGAAGAGGCTCAAGGACGGATCCTTCAAGCTGACCATCGACCTGCCCATCGGGAATGCGTACCAGTTTCGCTACCTGCTCGACGATGATCGCTGGGAGAATGACTGGAGCGCCGATTCCTACTGCTACAGCGAGTATGGAAACTGCGAGAATTCCGTTGTCGAAGTGTAA
- a CDS encoding DNA translocase FtsK, protein MTKDGNKLVREICALVFACSLALVTLALYSFSPADPGFNHQAVAGHKTQNLVGTLGAYVAGGLVDLCGMAAWLWPVFFALAAAMLFFPNFRPHWLRWIGGIMLAILIPIWAHFAVLHLGLPGSGMVSGGFVGRTLYALLQRVFGNYGFVLVAVCLTLIAGRLLFGMSYHALMEKCAAWLAPLRRLLQGFRAWRAERFTQVPAPATPQPQRAPAKPRKSAEETRREEPRIIPKPQPKTAKPVPPVRPQTTLGSLPPIDLLAPVPASRISISKAVLDRQSQALTACFADFGIQGEVQGVQPGPVITMFEFKPAPGVKVSRIAGMSDDLALALKARAVRIVAPLPGRDTVGIEIPNEQRQIVYLREILDDPAFADTKAQLPLALGMDIQGVPKIADLAKMPHMLVAGATGAGKSVCLNCLLLSIVYKHDPEHVKLLLVDPKRIELAVYGTLPHLVHPVVTDMHLAKNALEWAVYEMEQRYEAMARTGVRHITTYNQKLDEMGDDRPEDMRDLKPFPYLIIVVDELADMMMTAAKEVEGSIVRLAQLARASGIHLILATQRPSVDVVTGIIKANFPSRIAFQVSSKHDSRTILDGIGAEYLLGHGDMLFKLSGGNIQRVHGAFVGDDEIARVVKYWEKQRPQRFELDFAEWNTAGESGGDGNGGSSDVLDDPKYAEAIDFVSDQGRASISMIQRRLRIGFNRAARFIEQMEMDGIIGPQDGSKPRLVRKKD, encoded by the coding sequence ATGACTAAAGACGGCAACAAGCTCGTACGGGAAATTTGTGCGCTGGTCTTCGCCTGTTCACTGGCACTTGTGACCCTGGCCCTGTATTCCTTTTCCCCCGCCGACCCCGGATTCAACCATCAGGCCGTGGCCGGACACAAGACGCAGAATCTGGTCGGCACCCTGGGCGCATACGTGGCCGGAGGACTGGTCGATCTTTGCGGCATGGCGGCATGGCTGTGGCCCGTTTTCTTCGCCCTGGCCGCGGCGATGCTCTTTTTCCCGAATTTTCGGCCGCACTGGCTGCGCTGGATCGGCGGCATCATGCTGGCGATCCTGATTCCTATCTGGGCGCATTTCGCGGTCCTGCACCTGGGCTTGCCCGGATCGGGCATGGTCAGCGGAGGTTTTGTCGGGCGGACGCTGTATGCGCTGCTGCAGCGCGTCTTCGGCAATTACGGCTTCGTCCTCGTGGCCGTCTGTCTGACCCTCATCGCGGGCAGACTGCTTTTCGGCATGTCCTACCACGCTCTGATGGAAAAGTGCGCGGCCTGGCTGGCTCCGTTGCGGCGTCTGCTCCAAGGATTCCGGGCCTGGCGGGCCGAGCGCTTCACGCAGGTCCCCGCCCCAGCCACCCCGCAGCCTCAGCGCGCCCCCGCCAAACCGCGCAAATCCGCAGAGGAGACGCGCAGGGAAGAACCCCGGATCATTCCCAAGCCTCAGCCCAAGACCGCAAAACCCGTGCCTCCCGTCCGCCCGCAAACTACCCTGGGCAGCCTGCCTCCCATCGATCTTCTGGCCCCGGTTCCGGCCTCGCGCATTTCGATCTCCAAGGCCGTTCTGGATCGTCAGTCCCAGGCTCTGACCGCCTGCTTCGCCGATTTCGGCATTCAGGGCGAGGTGCAGGGCGTGCAGCCCGGACCGGTCATCACCATGTTTGAGTTTAAGCCCGCGCCGGGCGTCAAGGTCAGCCGCATCGCGGGTATGAGCGATGATCTGGCCCTGGCCCTGAAAGCCCGGGCCGTGCGCATCGTGGCCCCGCTGCCCGGACGCGACACGGTGGGCATCGAGATTCCCAACGAACAACGCCAGATCGTCTATCTGCGTGAAATCCTCGATGACCCGGCCTTCGCCGACACCAAGGCCCAGCTGCCCCTGGCCCTGGGCATGGACATCCAGGGCGTGCCCAAGATCGCCGACCTGGCCAAGATGCCGCACATGCTGGTGGCCGGCGCCACGGGCGCGGGCAAGTCCGTATGCCTGAACTGCCTGCTCCTGAGCATCGTCTACAAGCACGACCCGGAGCACGTGAAACTGCTGCTGGTCGACCCCAAACGCATCGAACTGGCCGTCTACGGAACTCTTCCGCATCTGGTCCACCCCGTGGTCACGGACATGCATCTGGCCAAGAACGCCCTGGAATGGGCGGTCTATGAAATGGAGCAGCGCTACGAGGCCATGGCCAGAACAGGCGTGCGGCACATCACCACCTACAACCAGAAGCTCGACGAGATGGGTGACGACCGCCCCGAGGACATGCGCGACCTCAAGCCCTTTCCCTATCTTATCATCGTGGTCGACGAGCTGGCCGACATGATGATGACGGCGGCCAAGGAAGTTGAAGGCAGCATCGTGCGCCTGGCGCAGCTGGCACGCGCTTCGGGCATTCATCTCATCCTGGCCACTCAGCGTCCTTCCGTGGACGTGGTGACCGGCATCATCAAGGCCAACTTTCCTTCGCGCATAGCCTTTCAGGTCAGCTCCAAACACGACTCGCGGACCATCCTCGACGGCATCGGCGCGGAATATCTCCTCGGCCACGGTGACATGCTCTTCAAGCTCAGCGGCGGTAACATTCAGCGCGTGCACGGCGCTTTTGTGGGCGATGACGAGATCGCGCGCGTGGTCAAATACTGGGAAAAACAGCGCCCTCAACGATTCGAGCTGGATTTTGCCGAGTGGAACACGGCGGGCGAGAGCGGGGGGGACGGCAACGGCGGGTCCAGCGACGTCCTCGACGACCCCAAGTACGCCGAGGCCATCGATTTCGTCTCCGACCAGGGCCGAGCCTCCATCTCCATGATCCAGCGCCGTCTGCGCATCGGTTTCAACCGTGCGGCCCGCTTCATCGAACAGATGGAGATGGACGGCATCATAGGACCACAGGACGGCAGCAAGCCCCGGCTGGTGCGCAAGAAGGATTAG
- the yihA gene encoding ribosome biogenesis GTP-binding protein YihA/YsxC — translation MPSTVILEKTIYTIDQLGEMPLPQLALAGRSNVGKSSLLNKLTGRKNLAKISSTPGKTRSLNFYRVSPEEFYLVDLPGYGYARCSKTEREKWATLINRYLKNNPRLFGVVALLDSRLPPQALDIELITYIRAQGMDVFPVMTKADKCKQPVRSANQTAWQRLLGTEKPPLLISSHSGMNIDKLWQFFLDKFSAVQPHE, via the coding sequence ATGCCCAGCACCGTAATTTTGGAAAAGACAATCTACACCATCGATCAATTGGGAGAAATGCCGCTTCCTCAACTCGCCCTTGCCGGACGATCCAATGTTGGAAAATCGTCCCTGCTGAACAAACTCACCGGCAGGAAAAATCTTGCGAAAATCAGTTCCACCCCCGGCAAAACCCGCAGCCTGAACTTTTACAGGGTCAGCCCGGAAGAATTCTATCTCGTTGATCTTCCGGGATACGGATATGCCCGTTGCTCCAAAACGGAACGTGAAAAATGGGCCACGCTCATCAACAGATACTTGAAAAACAACCCCCGCCTCTTTGGTGTAGTAGCCCTGCTTGATTCACGCCTCCCGCCCCAGGCCCTTGACATAGAGCTGATCACCTACATCAGGGCTCAAGGGATGGATGTATTCCCCGTGATGACCAAGGCCGACAAATGCAAGCAACCCGTACGGAGCGCAAATCAGACCGCATGGCAAAGACTCCTCGGAACGGAAAAGCCACCGCTGCTCATCTCCAGCCATTCCGGCATGAATATCGACAAACTCTGGCAATTCTTCCTTGATAAATTTTCCGCAGTGCAGCCTCACGAATAA
- the efp gene encoding elongation factor P, whose amino-acid sequence MLATSDFKKGKKIEIDGAPCEILECSHYKPGKGGAFMRTKYRNLLTGSVVEQNFRSGIKFPKPDLEVREMQYLYNEGDSYAFMDMTTFEQTSVPHDLIGEKGGYLKEAQAYKVMLYQGRPLDLEMSGSVVLEVTMTDPGMKGDTVTGASKPATLETGIVVNVPLFVEIGTKIKVNTETGEYLGRE is encoded by the coding sequence ATGTTAGCTACGAGTGATTTCAAGAAAGGCAAGAAGATAGAGATTGACGGCGCACCGTGCGAGATTCTGGAGTGCAGTCATTACAAGCCGGGCAAGGGCGGTGCGTTCATGCGCACCAAGTACCGCAACCTGCTCACCGGGTCGGTGGTCGAGCAGAATTTCCGCTCCGGGATCAAATTTCCCAAGCCGGACTTGGAAGTCCGGGAAATGCAGTACCTCTACAATGAAGGCGACAGCTATGCCTTCATGGATATGACAACCTTCGAGCAGACTTCCGTTCCCCACGATCTCATCGGTGAAAAGGGCGGCTACCTGAAAGAAGCACAGGCCTACAAGGTCATGCTGTATCAAGGTCGTCCGCTTGATCTGGAAATGTCAGGCTCCGTTGTCCTGGAAGTGACCATGACCGATCCCGGCATGAAAGGCGACACGGTTACCGGCGCCTCCAAACCCGCGACCCTGGAGACGGGGATCGTGGTCAACGTCCCGCTTTTCGTCGAGATTGGAACCAAGATCAAGGTCAATACGGAAACGGGCGAATACCTCGGCCGCGAATAG
- a CDS encoding type II 3-dehydroquinate dehydratase, giving the protein MEFVVINGPNLGFLGQRQPEIYGTEGMDALPGLVERLLGEDAGRIRLTLFQSNSEGALIDRLEEAWKVKSDGIVLNAGAYTHTSLALADCLAWTGLPCVEVHLSNVHARQSAMRHTSLIGRHCIGAIAGFGIMSYALAVQALWQRLAVQP; this is encoded by the coding sequence ATGGAGTTCGTGGTCATAAACGGGCCCAATCTGGGCTTTCTGGGACAGCGACAGCCGGAAATATACGGAACCGAAGGCATGGACGCGCTCCCGGGGCTGGTTGAAAGATTGCTCGGAGAAGACGCCGGACGCATTCGTCTGACGCTGTTCCAGTCCAATTCCGAGGGCGCTCTCATCGATCGGCTGGAAGAGGCGTGGAAGGTCAAGAGCGACGGAATCGTCCTCAATGCCGGAGCCTACACCCACACCAGCCTCGCCTTGGCCGATTGCCTGGCCTGGACCGGGCTTCCCTGCGTCGAGGTCCATCTGAGCAACGTGCACGCCCGCCAGTCCGCCATGCGGCACACAAGTCTCATCGGGCGGCACTGCATAGGGGCTATTGCCGGTTTCGGCATTATGAGCTATGCGCTCGCAGTCCAGGCGCTTTGGCAGCGTCTGGCCGTCCAGCCCTGA
- a CDS encoding helix-turn-helix domain-containing protein: MDAQQPAYKDIAPRLRGLRDAMDLSEEDMAAQLGVTAADVLGYESGEQEIPVSYLFNVAQAFQVDLTVLMSGKEAHLHTASLVKKGKGMSVERRKDYDYKSLAYRFVGRKMEPFVVTVPPKDKHSLTFNEHPGQEFIHVLSGKLEITLGSTVHVMEPGDSLYFTSRTPHALRGLDGQPAEFLDVII, encoded by the coding sequence ATGGATGCGCAACAACCCGCCTATAAGGATATTGCGCCCCGTTTGCGGGGGCTGCGGGACGCCATGGATTTGAGCGAAGAGGATATGGCCGCGCAGCTGGGCGTCACGGCTGCGGATGTCCTCGGTTACGAGTCCGGAGAGCAGGAGATCCCGGTCAGTTATCTTTTCAACGTGGCCCAGGCGTTTCAGGTCGACCTGACCGTGCTCATGTCCGGCAAGGAAGCGCATCTGCACACCGCCTCCCTAGTCAAGAAGGGCAAGGGCATGAGCGTGGAACGGCGCAAGGACTACGACTACAAGAGCCTGGCTTACCGTTTCGTCGGCCGCAAGATGGAGCCCTTCGTCGTCACCGTCCCACCCAAGGACAAACACTCCCTGACCTTCAACGAGCACCCCGGGCAGGAATTCATCCATGTCCTCTCCGGCAAGCTTGAAATCACCCTCGGCTCCACGGTCCATGTCATGGAACCTGGAGACAGCCTGTACTTCACCTCGCGTACTCCCCACGCCCTGCGTGGCCTGGACGGCCAACCGGCCGAGTTTCTGGATGTGATTATCTAG
- a CDS encoding NUDIX domain-containing protein translates to MHKTRSFSCACTRCGAAVAQRNPFPTVDIVLHRAPQGILLIERGNPPHGWALPGGFIDCGESAEQAAVREALEETGLAVRLTGLLGVYSDPDRDPRFHTLSVAYTVECDDDAIPCAGDDARNARFFPLDALPADIAFDHRRIIADFAKKVSRSA, encoded by the coding sequence ATGCACAAAACCCGGTCATTCAGCTGCGCATGTACACGGTGCGGTGCAGCGGTTGCGCAGAGAAATCCTTTCCCCACGGTGGATATTGTACTCCATCGCGCCCCTCAGGGAATTCTGCTCATCGAGCGTGGCAACCCTCCACATGGATGGGCGTTGCCCGGAGGCTTCATCGATTGCGGGGAAAGCGCCGAGCAGGCTGCCGTTCGCGAGGCCCTGGAAGAGACCGGCCTGGCCGTGCGACTGACCGGGCTTCTTGGAGTCTATTCCGATCCGGACCGTGACCCGCGTTTTCATACATTGAGCGTGGCCTACACGGTGGAATGCGATGACGACGCAATCCCGTGCGCCGGAGACGACGCCAGGAATGCCCGTTTCTTTCCCCTTGATGCATTGCCGGCCGACATTGCCTTTGATCACCGCAGAATCATTGCCGATTTTGCCAAGAAAGTAAGCAGGAGCGCATGA
- a CDS encoding CinA family protein, with protein sequence MELDVETMVGRLGESLLLQGAHMATAESCTGGLLASTLTDVAGSSRWFEGGVVAYDNRVKMRLLGVPEEILIRHGAVSQACVESMVKGVCELMKVPVALAISGIAGPGGGTPEKPVGLVWMAWRINHRIWSREFRFQGSRREIKQASVREAVLGLL encoded by the coding sequence ATGGAACTTGATGTGGAAACCATGGTCGGCCGACTTGGAGAATCCCTGCTTCTTCAGGGAGCCCATATGGCCACGGCAGAGTCCTGCACCGGGGGGCTGCTCGCAAGCACCCTGACGGATGTGGCGGGAAGCTCGCGCTGGTTCGAGGGTGGGGTCGTGGCCTATGACAACCGCGTCAAGATGCGTCTGCTCGGCGTACCCGAAGAGATATTGATCCGTCATGGCGCGGTCAGTCAGGCTTGCGTTGAGAGCATGGTCAAGGGCGTGTGCGAGCTGATGAAGGTCCCCGTGGCCCTGGCCATCTCCGGCATTGCCGGGCCGGGCGGGGGAACACCGGAGAAGCCGGTGGGGCTGGTCTGGATGGCGTGGCGGATCAATCATCGGATCTGGAGCCGCGAATTCAGGTTTCAGGGCTCGCGTCGGGAGATCAAGCAGGCTAGCGTGCGCGAGGCTGTTTTGGGTCTGCTCTGA
- the glgA gene encoding glycogen synthase GlgA produces the protein MITPPHDIVFLTSEIYPFSKSGGLADVMGILPLTLSRMGVRVAVITPFYGRLSTGQYPVHLVQEDCPVGYPWADTTADIYLADYHGLPVYFIERGEYFDRRQYYCTHKGDYFDNCERFIFFCRAALAAIRHLNMGARIVHAQDWHAGLAMAYLAFWRRTDPFWAGVRTVMSIHNLAYQGRFSYRLFAQSGLPLEAWNMEGVEFYNSFNLLKAGIAYADKITTVSPSYAAEIMTPEFGCGLEGILTRRAADLVGILNGADYSIWSPENDRILECTYSAEKPEGKADCKKHLMGVLGLSPELTERPLLGFVGRLRGQKGIDIVLEIIPELMELGVGLVVLGEGRAEFEAMLMSVMEDYPGRIVGVIGYTEEMSHLIQAGADIFLMPSRYEPCGLTQMYSLSYGTPPVATAVGGLRDTITPYPDPGANGFIFSESTPEALLATVRMAVQVWEDRDAWREVQMNAMQTRFSWENSARKYMDVYASLHGDLLDTWRMI, from the coding sequence ATGATCACACCGCCCCATGATATAGTTTTCCTGACTTCGGAAATTTATCCCTTCTCCAAGTCCGGAGGGTTGGCCGACGTCATGGGCATCCTGCCCCTGACCCTGTCCCGCATGGGGGTGCGTGTGGCCGTGATCACGCCCTTCTACGGCAGGCTTTCCACGGGACAATACCCAGTGCATCTGGTTCAGGAGGACTGCCCGGTGGGGTACCCCTGGGCCGACACCACCGCCGACATCTATCTGGCCGATTATCACGGGCTGCCCGTCTATTTCATTGAACGCGGCGAATACTTCGACCGCCGTCAATACTATTGCACGCACAAGGGCGATTATTTCGACAATTGCGAGCGGTTCATCTTTTTCTGCCGCGCTGCCCTGGCCGCCATCAGGCATCTGAACATGGGGGCGCGCATCGTTCACGCCCAGGATTGGCACGCGGGCCTGGCCATGGCCTATCTGGCCTTCTGGCGACGCACCGATCCCTTCTGGGCGGGCGTGCGCACGGTCATGTCCATCCACAACCTGGCCTACCAGGGTCGTTTCTCCTACCGCCTCTTCGCGCAGTCAGGCCTGCCTCTGGAAGCCTGGAACATGGAGGGCGTGGAATTCTACAACAGCTTCAACCTGCTGAAAGCCGGGATCGCATACGCCGACAAGATCACCACGGTCAGCCCCAGCTATGCCGCGGAAATCATGACCCCGGAATTCGGGTGCGGTCTGGAGGGCATCCTGACCCGCCGCGCGGCCGACCTGGTCGGGATTTTGAACGGCGCGGACTACTCCATCTGGAGTCCCGAGAACGACCGGATTCTGGAGTGCACCTATTCGGCGGAAAAGCCTGAAGGCAAGGCGGACTGCAAGAAGCATCTCATGGGCGTGCTCGGATTGTCTCCCGAACTGACCGAGCGTCCGCTTCTGGGTTTCGTCGGACGCCTGCGCGGTCAGAAGGGTATCGACATCGTGCTCGAAATCATCCCCGAACTCATGGAACTGGGCGTGGGACTGGTGGTTCTGGGCGAGGGGCGCGCCGAGTTCGAGGCCATGCTGATGAGCGTCATGGAGGATTACCCGGGCAGGATCGTGGGGGTCATCGGGTACACGGAGGAAATGTCGCATCTCATCCAGGCCGGGGCGGACATCTTTCTCATGCCGTCACGCTACGAACCGTGCGGGCTGACGCAGATGTACAGCCTGAGCTACGGCACTCCGCCCGTGGCCACCGCGGTGGGCGGCCTGCGAGACACCATAACTCCGTATCCCGATCCCGGAGCCAACGGGTTCATTTTTTCCGAATCCACACCGGAGGCGCTTTTGGCCACGGTGCGCATGGCAGTGCAGGTCTGGGAGGATCGCGATGCCTGGAGAGAGGTTCAGATGAACGCCATGCAGACACGGTTTTCCTGGGAAAATTCCGCACGCAAGTACATGGATGTCTATGCATCGCTGCACGGAGATCTTTTAGACACATGGAGGATGATATGA
- a CDS encoding L-threonylcarbamoyladenylate synthase, translating to MSRQHEVEVLELACGGLVIYPTETFYALGCLATMHQAVEKIISAKGRPADKPLPLIVSDWEMAERFLRLTKAEEELARKFWPGPLSIVAEVDPRVSPLAKDHTGRSAVRMSPHVIAARLCHEAGAPLVSSSANRSGLPPVCRPDELDSELVRDSGALVIASTPWPGGGLPSTLVKIVGAESVRILRAGAISAREIIAAGVEVVS from the coding sequence ATGAGTCGGCAGCACGAGGTTGAAGTTCTTGAACTTGCATGCGGCGGGCTGGTCATCTACCCGACGGAAACGTTTTACGCCCTTGGATGTCTGGCCACGATGCACCAAGCCGTGGAGAAAATTATTTCGGCCAAGGGAAGGCCTGCGGACAAGCCGCTGCCGCTCATCGTCTCCGACTGGGAGATGGCGGAGCGCTTTTTGCGTCTGACCAAAGCCGAGGAGGAGTTGGCCCGGAAATTCTGGCCGGGGCCGCTCTCCATCGTGGCCGAGGTCGATCCGCGAGTGAGTCCGCTTGCCAAGGACCACACCGGTCGTTCGGCCGTGCGCATGTCCCCGCACGTCATTGCCGCGCGTCTCTGCCATGAGGCGGGCGCGCCGCTGGTGTCTTCCAGCGCCAACCGCAGCGGACTGCCGCCCGTGTGCAGGCCAGACGAGCTCGACTCGGAGCTTGTCAGAGATTCTGGGGCGCTAGTCATCGCGTCCACTCCGTGGCCCGGTGGCGGATTGCCTTCCACGTTGGTAAAAATCGTGGGGGCAGAGTCCGTGCGCATCCTGCGAGCGGGAGCGATATCGGCCCGGGAGATAATTGCCGCAGGGGTCGAGGTGGTCTCCTAG
- a CDS encoding DUF1653 domain-containing protein, which yields MSSSGDKNETLLQPGRYRHFKGREYEVLGVARHSEGLEDMVVYRPLYNDTGLWVRPLSMFTELIERNGKKQPRFTFLDKA from the coding sequence ATGTCCAGTTCCGGCGACAAGAATGAAACCCTGCTGCAGCCCGGCCGTTACCGGCATTTCAAGGGAAGAGAATACGAGGTCCTGGGCGTGGCCAGGCACAGCGAGGGCCTTGAGGACATGGTGGTGTACCGCCCACTCTACAACGACACGGGCCTGTGGGTGCGTCCGCTGTCCATGTTCACGGAACTCATCGAGCGGAACGGAAAAAAACAGCCACGTTTCACCTTCCTGGACAAAGCCTGA